The following coding sequences are from one Capsicum annuum cultivar UCD-10X-F1 chromosome 3, UCD10Xv1.1, whole genome shotgun sequence window:
- the LOC107865892 gene encoding non-specific lipid transfer protein GPI-anchored 3-like, translating to MAYSKSFYAVIFSWVFMGLSHGIDLDKNLINALLASGVGDGDGGSGASAMSCMQKLMPCQPALSSHSKNPPPTCCMPLKEMMTNDAKCLCTVFGNADLMKGLNVTQDEALDFAKSCGAKPDLSLCKNAAASPGSAAAPTAPTTPDTNSSASSNKTASPPAESTASVTSKLGGFVAIASFLSLMMLLTV from the exons ATGGCATATTCCAAATCATTTTATGCAGTAATTTTCTCATGGGTTTTTATGGGTTTATCTCATGGCATTGATCTCGATAAAAATCTGATCAATGCGCTTTTGGCTAGTGGTgttggtgatggtgatggtggaaGCGGGGCTTCTGCAATGTCATGCATGCAGAAACTAATGCCATGTCAACCAGCATTGTCATCGCATTCGAAAAATCCCCCACCAACTTGTTGTATGccattgaaagaaatgatgacAAATGATGCAAAGTGTCTTTGCACTGTGTTTGGTAATGCTGATCTGATGAAGGGTTTGAATGTTACTCAAGATGAAGCTTTAGATTTTGCAAAATCTTGTGGGGCTAAACCTGATCTTTCCCTTTGCAAAAATG CCGCTGCATCACCTGGTTCAGCTGCAGCCCCAACTGCTCCCACTACTCCAGACACCAACA gtTCGGCTTCCAGTAACAAAACTGCAAGTCCACCAGCAGAGAGCACAGCTAGTGTGACATCCAAACTTGGAGGATTTGTGGCTATTGCATCCTTTTTAAGTTTAATGATGTTGTTAACAGTTTAA
- the LOC107864792 gene encoding premnaspirodiene oxygenase-like, with product METQHLLFIFFSLLLFLSLILHTWKKSKTSNKRLPPGPWRLPFIGNLHQLMNGRLPHRIFKNLSQRYGPIFHLRLGEVSLVVVSSRDIAKEIMKIQDLHFATRPPSMAGEVIMYNHSDIGACPYGDYWRNMRKVCIVELLSAKMVKSFNSIRQAEMSSLISSINSMPDSIINLTDKIFWFTSCVTCRSAFGKVIHGQDKLIMLVKDIALLAGYDLTSLFPSQKWLHDICGLKSKILKIHREADVILESIINEHKENRANVNKGNSDSGGEDLIDVLLRVMESDELGTPITNNNIKAVVFDMFLAGAETSSATIIWVLAELMKNPSIMAKAQHEVREVFKGKKVIDDIDLEKLKYLKLVIKETLRLHPPFPLLLPRECREETRIGKYTIPIKTKVVVNAWAIGRDPKYWHDSESFIPERFENSSIDFRGNHFEFIPFGAGRRMCPGLLFGLVNVQHPLAQLIYHFDWKTPYEANSENFDMTETYGITARRKHDLSLIATPFDIS from the exons atggagACACAACACTTACTTTTCATCTTCTTTTCACTCTTGTTATTCCTTTCCCTCATCCTTCATACATGGAAGAAATCGAAAACCTCTAACAAAAGATTGCCTCCAGGGCCATGGAGGCTACCTTTTATTGGAAACTTACACCAATTAATGAATGGCAGGTTGCCACATCgtattttcaaaaatctatcGCAAAGGTATGGACCGATCTTTCATTTACGTCTAGGAGAAGTATCACTCGTAGTGGTATCTTCGCGCGATATAGCAAAAGAGATAATGAAAATTCAAGACCTTCATTTTGCTACAAGGCCTCCATCAATGGCAGGAGAAGTTATCATGTACAATCACTCGGACATTGGAGCATGTCCGTATGGTGATTACTGGAGAAACATGCGTAAAGTTTGTATTGTGGAGCTTCTTAGTGCAAAGATGGTCAAATCATTTAACTCAATTCGACAAGCAGAGATGTCAAGTCTCATTTCATCGATCAATTCCATGCCAGATTCAATAATCAACTTAACAGACAAAATTTTTTGGTTTACAAGTTGTGTAACTTGTAGGTCAGCTTTTGGAAAAGTAATCCATGGTCAAGATAAGTTGATCATGTTGGTGAAGGATATCGCGTTATTAGCTGGATATGACTTGACTAGTTTATTTCCTTCCCAAAAATGGCTTCACGATATTTGTGGATTGAAGTCAAAAATATTGAAGATTCACAGAGAAGCCGATGTAATTTTAGAGAGTATCATTAATGAACATAAGGAAAATCGAGCAAATGTTAACAAGGGCAACAGCGATTCTGGAGGTGAAGATCTAATTGATGTTCTACTACGAGTCATGGAGAGTGATGAACTGGGAACTCCCATCACAAATAACAATATCAAAGCTGTTGTTTTT GACATGTTCTTAGCAGGAGCTGAAACATCATCTGCAACAATTATTTGGGTATTGGCAGAATTGATGAAGAATCCAAGTATCATGGCTAAAGCACAACATGAAGTTAGAGAAGTCTTTAAGGGAAAGAAAGTAATTGATGATATTGATCTAGAAAAGTTGAAGTATCTAAAATTAGTGATCAAAGAAACACTAAGGCTACACCCTCCATTTCCTTTATTACTCCCAAGGGAATGCAGGGAAGAAACAAGAATTGGAAAATACACAATACCTATCAAAACAAAAGTCGTGGTGAATGCATGGGCAATCGGGAGAGATCCTAAATACTGGCATGATTCGGAAAGCTTTATCCCGGAGAGATTTGAGAATAGTTCTATTGATTTCCGAGGGAATCATTTTGAATTCATTCCCTTTGGCGCGGGAAGAAGAATGTGTCCAGGATTGTTATTTGGGTTAGTGAACGTACAACATCCTTTAGCTCAGTTGATTTATCACTTCGATTGGAAGACTCCTTATGAAGCCAATTCAGAGAATTTTGATATGACTGAAACATATGGAATCACTGCTAGAAGAAAACATGATCTTTCTTTAATTGCTACTCCTTTTGATATCTCTTAA
- the LOC107862217 gene encoding surfeit locus protein 1 has product MAASISKTLTRNLLRRSCETKQSLQLRCSSSSAAAASSAPVTETQPSEKGGPSKWSKLLLFVPGVITFGLGTWQIIRRQDKIEMLEYRQNRLRMDPLNCNEVSPSSENVDSLEFCRVRCRGVFDEKKSIFIGPRSRSISGVTENGYYVITPLMPLANDPKSVQAPILVNRGWVPRNWRDKSLEVAAADDQPPSIAPPSQESGKRSWWMFSSKKKKVEEDQVPTVKPTEVVGVIRGSEKPSIFVPANDPSSFQWFYVDVSAIARACGLPKNTLYIETINDNVDPSNPYPIPKDTNTLVRSSVMPQDHLNYTFTWYSLSAAVTFMAFKRLQSKKSRR; this is encoded by the exons ATGGCAGCTTCCATTTCTAAAACCCTAACGAGAAATCTTCTCCGGCGAAGTTGTGAAACTAAACAATCACTGCAGCTCCGGTGCTCCTCCTCCTCCGCCGCCGCCGCTAGTTCAGCCCCGGTGACTGAAACTCAACCTTCAG AGAAAGGCGGACCTTCAAAATGGTCAAAGTTACTGCTTTTCGTACCAGGAGTCATCACATTTGGCCTTGGTACTTGGCAAATTATCAGAAGGCAAGATAAG ATTGAAATGCTTGAGTACAGACAAAATCGATTACGAATGGATCCTCTAAACTGCAATGAGGTGTCCCCTTCAAGTGAAAATGTGGATTCTTTGGAGTTCTGCAGGGTACGTTGTAGAGGAGTGTTTGATGAGAAAAAGTCCATTTTTATAGGACCTCGCTCCAGAAGCATTTCAGGGGTGACTGAAAATGGTTACTATGTTATTACTCCTCTCATGCCTTTGGCAAATGATCCTAAGAG TGTGCAGGCACCAATTCTCGTCAATAGGGGATGGGTCCCCCGGAATTGGAGAGACAAGTCTTTGGAAGTGGCTGCGGCTGATGACCAACCTCCGAGTATTGCACCCCCATCTCAAGAGAGTGGAAAGAGATCTTGGTGGATGTTTTCttcaaaaaagaagaaagtaGAAGAG GATCAAGTTCCAACTGTTAAACCCACGGAAGTAGTTGGAGTCATCAGAGGAAGTGAGAAACCCAGTATATTTGTTCCAGCAAATGATCCCAGTTCCTTCCAGTGGTTCTACGTTGATGTTTCGGCCATTGCCCGTGCTTGTGGACTCCCCAAGAACACACTCTACATTGAAACCATCAACGATAATGTTGACCCAAGCAATCCTTATCCAATTCCAAAGGATACAAACACATTGGTTCGGAGTTCTGTAATGCCGCAAGATCATCTTAACTATACATTTACATG GTATTCTCTGTCAGCTGCTGTGACGTTTATGGCTTTTAAGAGGCTACAGTCAAAGAAAAGCCGGAGATAG